In Caproiciproducens sp. NJN-50, the following are encoded in one genomic region:
- a CDS encoding L-lactate dehydrogenase, whose amino-acid sequence MKTRKIVVIGAGHVGSHCGFSLITQGVCDELVYIDTDKDKAVAQAMDLADATVYLPHHVNVRAGGYDELSDADICVMAAGPLPDGKQTRMDTLGATIKEMKTIVGPMRDSGFSGMLVSISNPADVIAHYLQAHTGFPAKRVISTSTTLDSARLRRELSERTGLDQKSIHAYVMGEHGESQMVPWSNAAVAGIPLFDLMKRDPETYGKLDLNEVAEAARKGGWTVLHGKKSTEFGIGTALAEIVKTIFHDEKKILPVSCLLEGQYGQKDVYASIPAVLGAGGVERIVEIDLTPEERKRFADSCETMRRNFELAMSM is encoded by the coding sequence ATGAAAACAAGGAAAATTGTGGTCATTGGGGCGGGGCACGTGGGGTCGCACTGCGGCTTCAGCCTGATTACGCAGGGAGTCTGCGACGAGCTTGTGTATATCGATACGGACAAAGACAAGGCCGTCGCCCAGGCGATGGACCTTGCGGACGCGACGGTATATCTCCCGCACCACGTCAACGTGCGTGCGGGCGGCTACGACGAGCTTTCGGACGCGGACATTTGCGTCATGGCCGCGGGTCCGCTGCCGGACGGGAAACAGACCAGAATGGATACCCTCGGCGCGACCATCAAAGAGATGAAAACCATCGTCGGCCCGATGAGGGATTCCGGCTTTTCGGGGATGCTCGTCAGCATCTCGAACCCGGCCGACGTGATCGCGCACTATCTGCAGGCGCACACCGGCTTTCCCGCGAAGCGCGTGATCTCGACCAGCACGACGCTGGATTCCGCCCGCCTGCGCAGAGAGCTTTCAGAGCGCACGGGTCTGGACCAGAAGTCCATTCACGCCTATGTGATGGGCGAACACGGGGAGTCCCAGATGGTGCCGTGGTCGAACGCGGCCGTCGCGGGGATCCCGCTTTTCGACCTGATGAAACGGGATCCGGAGACCTATGGAAAACTGGACCTGAACGAAGTGGCGGAGGCGGCCAGAAAAGGCGGCTGGACCGTTCTCCACGGAAAGAAGTCGACGGAATTCGGCATCGGCACGGCGCTTGCGGAAATCGTCAAGACCATCTTTCACGACGAAAAAAAGATCCTTCCGGTTTCCTGCCTGCTGGAGGGACAGTACGGTCAGAAGGACGTCTACGCCAGCATCCCGGCGGTCCTCGGCGCGGGCGGCGTGGAACGGATCGTCGAAATTGATCTGACGCCGGAGGAACGGAAACGTTTCGCAGATTCCTGCGAAACGATGCGCAGGAACTTTGAACTTGCGATGAGCATGTAA
- a CDS encoding DMT family transporter: MVLSNARRQSVFLMMGSAVLWSFSGALIKLLPWNPVVISASRSLLAAGVIFLYIRYVGIRIRVDRYSMLSCITMCGLMFSFVVANKLTTAANAIVLQYSAPAFIVVFSAVFLKQRFHRADVVAVAGTMCGIAMFFLGRLTFGGLLGNGIALFSGVLVAINYLVSAWADMDSRMSGILFAHLATAVVGLPVAFFFPPELSVRCVAGILVLGIVQLGVPYILYGLALKNCPPLACSLIGALEPLLNPVWVFLCYGEAPGPYALFGGAVVLISVTGWCVWRDHFVASHSGT, from the coding sequence ATGGTGTTGTCAAATGCCCGGAGGCAGTCTGTTTTTCTGATGATGGGGAGCGCGGTGCTCTGGAGCTTCTCAGGAGCGCTGATCAAGCTGCTTCCATGGAATCCGGTTGTGATATCGGCCTCCCGAAGTCTGCTGGCCGCGGGGGTCATTTTTCTTTATATCCGGTACGTCGGAATCCGGATCCGGGTCGACCGCTACTCCATGCTGAGCTGCATCACCATGTGCGGGCTGATGTTCTCCTTTGTCGTGGCGAACAAGCTCACGACGGCCGCGAACGCGATCGTGCTGCAATATTCTGCTCCCGCTTTCATCGTCGTTTTTTCCGCTGTTTTCCTCAAACAGCGGTTTCACCGCGCGGATGTGGTCGCGGTCGCGGGGACCATGTGCGGCATCGCGATGTTTTTCCTCGGCCGCCTGACGTTCGGCGGCTTGCTTGGCAACGGCATCGCGCTGTTTTCCGGCGTGCTGGTGGCGATCAATTATCTTGTGTCCGCCTGGGCGGACATGGATTCGCGCATGAGCGGCATTCTGTTCGCGCATCTCGCCACGGCCGTGGTCGGTCTGCCCGTGGCGTTTTTCTTTCCGCCCGAGCTTTCGGTGAGATGCGTTGCCGGGATTCTGGTCCTTGGGATCGTTCAGCTCGGCGTGCCCTATATTCTTTACGGGCTGGCCCTGAAGAACTGCCCGCCGCTCGCCTGTTCGCTCATCGGCGCGCTGGAGCCGCTTTTGAACCCGGTCTGGGTTTTTCTGTGCTATGGGGAGGCGCCGGGGCCGTATGCGCTGTTCGGCGGGGCCGTGGTGCTGATATCTGTCACCGGGTGGTGCGTGTGGCGCGACCATTTCGTCGCTTCGCATTCCGGTACATAA
- the mutY gene encoding A/G-specific adenine glycosylase, translated as MKMESCPAKGKKKMELSKITEPLLGWYGENARSLPWRDNPTPYRVWVSEIMLQQTRVEAVRPYFERFVRELPDLRALAEVSEDRLLKLWEGLGYYSRARNLQKAARAVLEQYGGVLPSDPKELLKLPGIGEYTAGAISSIAYGRPEPAVDGNVLRVLARLTADGRDIRGAAVKRGAAEKLRGVYPAGRSGDFTQALMELGATVCLPNGAPLCAGCPLSALCEGLKTGQAASLPVVSPKPARREEKKTVFLILCGGKAALRKRPETGLLAGMWEFPCVPGTLSAGEARRTLDEWGFPEAEAEPLPGAKHVFTHVEWHMAGYLAHTKERADGFFWAGPEDLSARCAVPSAYKNFLRILKSRGELC; from the coding sequence ATGAAGATGGAATCCTGTCCGGCGAAGGGAAAGAAAAAGATGGAACTTTCAAAAATCACGGAGCCGCTGCTCGGATGGTACGGCGAAAACGCAAGAAGCCTGCCTTGGCGGGACAACCCGACGCCTTACCGCGTGTGGGTCTCTGAAATCATGCTCCAGCAGACGCGCGTGGAGGCGGTCAGGCCCTATTTTGAGAGGTTTGTCCGCGAATTGCCCGATCTGCGCGCGCTGGCCGAAGTATCCGAAGACCGGCTCCTGAAGCTCTGGGAGGGACTTGGGTATTACAGCCGGGCGCGGAATCTGCAAAAGGCGGCGCGGGCGGTCCTGGAGCAATACGGCGGAGTCCTTCCAAGCGATCCGAAGGAGCTTCTCAAGCTGCCCGGAATCGGTGAGTACACCGCGGGCGCGATTTCTTCCATCGCCTACGGCAGGCCGGAGCCCGCCGTGGACGGCAACGTGCTGCGGGTGCTTGCGCGCCTGACCGCGGACGGAAGGGATATCCGCGGCGCCGCCGTGAAGCGGGGCGCGGCGGAGAAGCTGCGCGGCGTTTATCCCGCCGGGCGCAGCGGGGATTTCACCCAGGCGCTGATGGAGCTCGGCGCGACGGTCTGCCTGCCGAACGGCGCGCCGCTGTGCGCGGGCTGTCCCCTCTCCGCGCTGTGCGAAGGCCTGAAAACGGGGCAGGCCGCGTCGCTCCCGGTCGTTTCCCCGAAACCCGCGCGCCGGGAGGAGAAAAAAACGGTGTTTCTGATCCTGTGCGGAGGAAAAGCGGCGCTTCGGAAACGCCCGGAGACCGGTCTGCTGGCGGGCATGTGGGAGTTTCCCTGCGTGCCGGGGACGCTTTCGGCCGGGGAGGCGCGCCGGACCCTGGACGAATGGGGCTTTCCGGAGGCGGAAGCGGAGCCCCTGCCCGGGGCGAAACATGTTTTCACCCATGTGGAGTGGCACATGGCGGGATACCTTGCCCACACGAAGGAGCGGGCGGACGGCTTCTTCTGGGCGGGTCCCGAGGACCTGAGCGCCCGGTGCGCCGTACCCTCCGCCTACAAAAATTTCCTGCGCATCTTGAAGTCCCGGGGAGAACTGTGCTAA
- the trxA gene encoding thioredoxin, producing the protein MKCQKGERTMAAMTITKKNIHKVLNSGKPVLIDFWAPWCGPCRMAAPIVDEVAKETAKKVRVGKVDIDSEPELAEQFGIMSIPTLVLLKDKKVAARSVGLRSKKAILEMIGT; encoded by the coding sequence ATCAAATGCCAAAAAGGAGAGAGAACAATGGCGGCGATGACCATTACGAAAAAGAATATTCACAAGGTCCTGAATTCAGGCAAACCGGTGTTGATCGATTTCTGGGCCCCCTGGTGCGGACCGTGCCGCATGGCGGCCCCGATCGTCGACGAGGTGGCGAAAGAGACCGCGAAAAAGGTGCGTGTCGGAAAGGTCGATATCGACAGCGAGCCGGAGCTTGCGGAGCAGTTCGGCATCATGAGCATTCCGACGCTGGTCCTGCTGAAAGATAAAAAGGTGGCCGCCCGGTCCGTCGGGCTGCGGAGCAAGAAGGCCATCCTGGAAATGATCGGCACCTGA
- a CDS encoding NAD(P)/FAD-dependent oxidoreductase has translation MPDVIIMGGGPAGVSAALYTVRAGLSTTILASGAGALEKSDRIENYYGFAEPVSGRRLLENGIAQAKRLGARIVTDEVVGLSWDGEFLISTKRSAYRAPFAVMATGASRSTPKISGLTEFEGKGVSYCAVCDGFFYRKKPVVVLGAGDYALHEAAELLPVASSVTILTDGKEPQAAFPKETAVETRKIAKLTGEGTLHRIRFEDGTELETAGLFVAVGVAGSADLARKVGAQVNGVSVAVDEKRRTNVPGLYAAGDCTGGLLQISKAVCDGALAGTDIVREFRQRAAAPSARM, from the coding sequence ATGCCTGACGTGATTATCATGGGAGGCGGCCCCGCCGGAGTTTCCGCCGCACTGTATACGGTACGCGCAGGGCTTTCCACGACGATCCTCGCCTCCGGGGCGGGCGCGCTGGAAAAGTCGGACAGGATCGAAAATTATTACGGGTTTGCCGAACCGGTTTCCGGGCGGCGGCTTTTGGAAAACGGGATCGCGCAGGCAAAACGCCTCGGCGCGCGGATTGTGACGGATGAGGTGGTCGGCCTCTCCTGGGACGGGGAATTCCTGATTTCAACCAAGCGGAGCGCCTATCGCGCGCCGTTTGCCGTCATGGCGACGGGGGCTTCCCGCAGTACGCCCAAAATTTCCGGCCTGACGGAGTTTGAAGGGAAGGGCGTCAGCTACTGCGCCGTGTGCGACGGCTTCTTTTACCGGAAAAAACCGGTCGTCGTATTGGGCGCCGGCGATTACGCGCTGCACGAGGCGGCGGAGCTGCTTCCGGTTGCGTCGTCCGTCACGATTCTGACGGACGGGAAAGAGCCGCAGGCCGCGTTTCCGAAGGAAACGGCGGTGGAGACCCGGAAGATCGCGAAGCTGACCGGGGAAGGAACGCTTCACAGAATTCGGTTCGAAGACGGAACGGAGCTTGAAACAGCCGGCCTGTTTGTCGCGGTCGGCGTGGCGGGCAGCGCGGATCTCGCGCGGAAGGTCGGGGCTCAGGTCAACGGCGTTTCGGTGGCGGTGGACGAAAAGCGCCGCACGAACGTGCCGGGCTTGTACGCGGCGGGAGACTGCACCGGCGGATTGCTTCAGATTTCCAAAGCGGTGTGCGACGGGGCGCTGGCGGGCACCGACATCGTCAGGGAGTTCCGGCAGCGTGCCGCCGCACCTTCAGCCCGGATGTAA
- a CDS encoding cytochrome c biogenesis CcdA family protein, with product MEYLISFLEGFVTFISPCLLPMLPAYASFFAGQDSSSKQTALKNALGFAAGFTSVFLALGAFAGTFGAAVRQHSRAVGWIAGAVMILFGLHFMGVLKIGFLNRSRVSGYRPEQLGFFRCALFGAAFSIGWTPCVGAFLGSALMLAAAGGASAQGIALLFAYSAGLGIPFVAAALLIDRLKRSFDWIKRHYRAVTAASGVLLVLVGILTAAGLLVPLS from the coding sequence ATGGAATATTTGATTTCCTTTCTCGAAGGCTTTGTCACCTTCATTTCCCCCTGCCTGCTTCCCATGCTGCCCGCCTACGCGTCCTTCTTCGCCGGGCAGGACTCTTCCTCCAAACAAACGGCGCTGAAAAACGCGCTCGGGTTTGCCGCCGGATTCACCTCCGTCTTTCTTGCGCTCGGCGCGTTCGCCGGAACGTTCGGCGCGGCGGTCCGCCAGCACTCCCGAGCGGTCGGATGGATCGCCGGGGCCGTGATGATCCTGTTTGGCCTTCATTTCATGGGAGTCCTGAAGATCGGCTTCCTGAACCGCAGCCGCGTTTCAGGGTACCGGCCGGAGCAGCTCGGATTTTTCCGCTGCGCATTGTTCGGGGCCGCGTTTTCCATCGGATGGACGCCCTGCGTCGGCGCGTTTCTCGGCTCCGCGCTGATGCTCGCGGCGGCGGGCGGCGCAAGCGCGCAGGGCATTGCCCTGCTGTTCGCGTATTCGGCGGGACTCGGCATCCCGTTTGTGGCCGCCGCCCTGCTCATCGACCGGCTGAAGCGTTCGTTCGACTGGATCAAGCGCCATTACCGGGCCGTGACGGCGGCTTCCGGAGTCCTTTTGGTCCTTGTGGGAATTCTGACCGCGGCGGGCCTGCTGGTCCCGCTGTCCTGA
- a CDS encoding TlpA family protein disulfide reductase, with amino-acid sequence MNRKLKTLLLTAAFAAALAAAYFAYTGLSARYRPETQLPGTDSQAASSATAAPDFTVYDAGGKAVRLSDFRGKPVVLNFWASWCYYCKQEMPEFNEVYGEEKGNVQFLFVDWTDGRQETQEKGEAFLKENGYLFPAYFDLDQDAVSAYGLTGIPATVFIRADGTVAGGQSGAMDKDTLKKGIELIRDDKS; translated from the coding sequence ATGAACAGAAAGCTGAAAACACTCCTGCTGACCGCGGCTTTTGCCGCTGCTCTCGCTGCGGCCTACTTTGCCTACACCGGGCTTTCCGCCCGATACCGGCCTGAAACGCAGCTTCCCGGCACGGATTCCCAGGCGGCTTCTTCCGCCACGGCGGCCCCGGACTTCACCGTGTACGACGCGGGCGGAAAAGCCGTCCGCCTGTCGGATTTCCGGGGAAAACCGGTCGTTCTCAACTTCTGGGCAAGCTGGTGCTACTACTGCAAACAGGAGATGCCCGAATTCAATGAAGTTTACGGAGAGGAAAAAGGCAACGTGCAATTCCTCTTTGTAGACTGGACCGACGGGCGGCAGGAAACTCAGGAAAAAGGCGAGGCATTTTTAAAAGAGAACGGCTACCTCTTCCCCGCCTATTTCGACCTGGACCAGGACGCGGTGTCCGCTTACGGGCTGACGGGCATCCCGGCGACCGTTTTCATCCGGGCGGACGGGACGGTCGCCGGAGGGCAGTCGGGCGCCATGGACAAGGACACGCTGAAAAAAGGGATCGAACTGATCCGGGACGACAAATCCTAA